The following are encoded in a window of Corynebacterium argentoratense DSM 44202 genomic DNA:
- a CDS encoding sigma-70 family RNA polymerase sigma factor, whose translation MAAAEADRELDALVPQAAAGDQAALARIMAIIQPPLLRYTRARITGGRHPNAEDVTQEICLAVATSIPNYVDRGRPFMAFVYGIAANKVADAHRFFARDVANPTEDVPETEHDSFTPEQFALVSEGSNRVRLLLDSLNDKAREVITLRVFVGLSAEETAEIVGSTPGAVRVVQHRALASLRKTLEEQELQ comes from the coding sequence GTGGCCGCTGCAGAAGCAGACCGCGAGCTTGATGCGCTAGTGCCTCAAGCTGCAGCTGGCGACCAAGCTGCGCTGGCTCGCATCATGGCTATTATCCAGCCTCCACTGCTGCGTTATACCCGCGCTAGGATCACCGGTGGCAGGCATCCCAATGCGGAAGATGTGACGCAGGAAATCTGCCTGGCCGTCGCGACGTCGATTCCCAATTATGTGGACCGGGGCCGCCCTTTTATGGCTTTTGTGTATGGCATTGCCGCCAACAAGGTGGCGGATGCGCACCGTTTTTTTGCCAGGGATGTTGCTAACCCGACCGAGGATGTTCCAGAAACCGAGCATGACTCCTTCACACCAGAGCAGTTTGCGCTGGTCAGCGAGGGTAGTAACAGAGTGCGCCTTCTTCTCGATTCATTAAATGACAAAGCGAGAGAAGTTATCACCTTGCGCGTGTTCGTTGGTCTTAGTGCAGAAGAAACTGCGGAGATCGTCGGTAGCACGCCTGGGGCGGTTCGCGTGGTGCAGCATCGTGCGTTGGCGTCTCTCCGTAAAACACTTGAAGAGCAGGAGCTGCAATGA